The Deltaproteobacteria bacterium genome has a window encoding:
- a CDS encoding DegT/DnrJ/EryC1/StrS family aminotransferase, whose translation MTSTLALLGGKPTVPARDHVRWPVITPEDKQAVMGVLERGVLSGQFAPEVRGLEREFAQFVGSKYCVATNSGTAAIHVALAAAGIGPGDEVIVPAFTFVATALGVLHHNAIPVFVDVEPRTLGMDPTKVEAAITERTKAIMPVHLHGVPCELGPIIEICERRGLLLIEDAAQAHGAQYQGKSVGTFGKAGCFSLQSSKSLACGEGGLLVTDDAELYRLALGVRMFGEDMRPEDESQYDISRALDGNRAYDSQTMGWMYRTNEMSAALARSQLKRLPAFNDAARANAELLSRRLRELPGVTPPEIPSDRVPAFHKYRVQLDATKVGVDAPPIQVRDAVLKALKAEGCEAVLWQSKPVPAQTLFQQQIGFGRRGGEKGCPWDHGRPVSYDLAQYPETTKILARSLCLFSQTCPIAPQPKALVEAYADAFAKIWQNLPEVMARARSAA comes from the coding sequence ATGACTTCCACCCTGGCCCTGCTGGGCGGCAAACCGACGGTGCCGGCGCGCGATCACGTGCGCTGGCCCGTCATCACCCCCGAAGACAAGCAAGCGGTGATGGGCGTGCTCGAGCGCGGCGTGCTCTCGGGCCAGTTCGCGCCCGAGGTGCGCGGGCTGGAGCGCGAGTTCGCCCAGTTCGTGGGCTCGAAGTACTGCGTCGCGACCAACAGCGGCACGGCGGCCATTCACGTGGCGCTGGCGGCGGCGGGCATTGGACCCGGCGACGAGGTGATCGTCCCCGCGTTCACGTTCGTGGCCACCGCGCTCGGGGTGCTGCACCACAACGCGATTCCGGTGTTTGTCGATGTCGAGCCGCGCACGCTGGGGATGGATCCCACCAAGGTGGAAGCGGCCATCACCGAGCGGACGAAGGCCATCATGCCCGTGCACCTGCACGGCGTGCCCTGCGAGCTCGGGCCGATCATCGAGATCTGCGAGCGGCGCGGCCTCTTGCTCATCGAAGACGCGGCCCAGGCCCACGGCGCGCAGTACCAGGGCAAGTCGGTGGGCACGTTTGGCAAGGCGGGCTGCTTCAGCCTGCAGTCGTCGAAGAGCCTGGCCTGCGGCGAAGGTGGATTGTTGGTCACCGACGACGCCGAGCTGTACCGGCTTGCGCTCGGCGTGCGCATGTTTGGCGAGGACATGCGCCCGGAGGACGAGTCGCAATACGACATTTCGCGCGCGCTCGATGGCAACCGGGCCTACGACTCGCAGACCATGGGCTGGATGTACCGCACCAACGAGATGTCGGCGGCGCTGGCCCGGAGCCAGCTCAAGCGGCTGCCCGCATTCAACGACGCCGCGCGCGCCAACGCCGAGCTGCTCTCGCGCCGCCTGCGCGAGCTGCCCGGTGTCACGCCGCCGGAAATTCCGAGCGATCGCGTGCCCGCGTTCCACAAGTACCGCGTGCAGCTCGACGCCACGAAGGTCGGCGTCGACGCGCCGCCGATCCAGGTTCGCGATGCGGTGCTCAAGGCGCTGAAGGCCGAGGGCTGCGAGGCGGTGCTCTGGCAGTCGAAGCCCGTGCCGGCGCAGACGCTCTTCCAGCAGCAGATTGGCTTCGGCCGCCGCGGCGGCGAGAAGGGCTGCCCGTGGGATCACGGCCGCCCGGTGAGCTACGACCTCGCGCAGTATCCGGAGACGACCAAGATCCTCGCGCGCTCGCTCTGCCTCTTCTCGCAGACGTGTCCCATCGCGCCGCAGCCCAAGGCGCTCGTGGAGGCCTACGCCGACGCCTTCGCGAAGATCTGGCAGAACCTGCCCGAGGTGATGGCCCGCGCGAGGTCCGCGGCTTGA
- a CDS encoding GH3 auxin-responsive promoter family protein yields the protein MKTIPGAGLLGPAIGPALWTAATARVLAWDRLLADRERLKATQLAQLTRNTAIAASTEFGRAHRLGDVSTYEQFKERVPLRTYAGFEPYLERMRRGESDVLWPGLIQHYGQSSGSSNTAAQHKFLPISSEQVRWQQKAGFDVVARYVTQVGHGRFMSGFTLGLFPPSTPKVDGPVNITNNPGLMQSRIPWPVSELTLPKKDLRDIPNYEEKLGRMAEAYLDYDIRALSGTTCWFSVFFDKVLAAAHARGRKVATVGELWPNLAVLFGGGVYAEPYRQVINKRVGRPVVLMDNYNATEGGIFAVTDRLGKDGLLMIPDRGVFFEFVPAAEHGKADAKRVPLWDVEPGVEYSIALTTSSGLFGYYIGDLVRFQSVWPHRMEFVGRTSGVLSLTQELTSFVEIERAVDAAVRAAPCSVVEFSAAAEVDVAGSAKGRYQLFVEFEREPQDWKRFAAAFDQSLCSQNRVYREHRAQDVAILAPALFSLERGSARRFMEEIGRTSVQHKFPRVVDEAKRDLLAKYASSVTSHEGH from the coding sequence ACTCCTCGGCCCTGCGATCGGCCCTGCGCTCTGGACTGCTGCGACGGCCCGCGTCCTCGCGTGGGATCGTCTCCTCGCGGACCGCGAGCGCCTCAAGGCCACCCAGCTCGCGCAGCTCACGCGCAACACCGCCATCGCCGCCAGCACCGAGTTCGGCCGCGCCCACCGCCTGGGCGACGTGAGCACCTACGAGCAGTTCAAGGAGCGCGTGCCGCTCCGCACCTACGCCGGCTTCGAGCCGTACCTGGAGCGCATGCGCCGCGGCGAGAGCGACGTGCTCTGGCCCGGGCTCATCCAGCACTACGGCCAGTCGTCGGGCAGCTCGAACACGGCCGCGCAGCACAAGTTCCTGCCGATCTCGAGCGAGCAGGTGCGCTGGCAGCAGAAGGCCGGCTTCGACGTGGTGGCGCGCTACGTGACCCAGGTGGGCCACGGCCGCTTCATGAGCGGCTTCACGCTCGGCCTGTTCCCGCCCAGTACGCCCAAGGTCGACGGGCCGGTGAACATCACCAACAACCCGGGCCTGATGCAGAGCCGCATCCCCTGGCCGGTGAGCGAGCTGACGCTCCCGAAGAAGGACCTGCGCGACATCCCCAACTACGAGGAGAAGCTGGGCCGCATGGCCGAGGCCTACCTCGACTACGACATCCGCGCGCTCTCGGGGACGACCTGCTGGTTCAGCGTCTTCTTCGACAAGGTGCTCGCGGCGGCGCACGCGCGCGGCCGCAAGGTGGCGACAGTGGGCGAGCTCTGGCCCAACCTGGCCGTCCTCTTCGGCGGCGGCGTGTACGCGGAGCCCTATCGCCAGGTCATCAACAAGCGCGTGGGCCGGCCGGTCGTCCTGATGGACAACTACAACGCCACCGAGGGCGGCATCTTCGCCGTCACCGATCGCCTGGGCAAAGACGGCCTCTTGATGATTCCGGACCGCGGCGTGTTCTTCGAGTTCGTGCCCGCGGCCGAGCACGGCAAGGCCGACGCCAAGCGCGTGCCGCTCTGGGACGTGGAGCCGGGCGTGGAGTACTCCATCGCGCTCACCACCAGCTCCGGCCTCTTCGGCTACTACATCGGCGACCTGGTGCGCTTCCAGAGCGTGTGGCCGCACCGCATGGAGTTCGTGGGCCGCACCTCGGGCGTGCTCTCGCTCACCCAGGAGCTCACCAGCTTCGTGGAGATCGAGCGCGCGGTGGACGCCGCCGTGCGCGCCGCGCCCTGCTCCGTGGTCGAGTTCAGCGCCGCCGCCGAGGTGGACGTGGCCGGCAGCGCCAAGGGCCGCTACCAGCTGTTTGTCGAATTCGAGCGCGAGCCGCAGGACTGGAAGCGCTTCGCCGCCGCCTTCGATCAGAGCCTGTGCTCGCAGAACCGCGTATACCGCGAGCACCGGGCGCAGGACGTCGCAATCCTGGCTCCGGCGTTGTTCTCTCTGGAGCGCGGCTCGGCCCGTCGCTTCATGGAGGAGATCGGCCGGACCAGCGTGCAGCACAAGTTCCCCCGCGTCGTCGATGAGGCGAAGCGGGATCTGCTCGCGAAGTATGCGAGCTCAGTCACTTCACACGAGGGACACTAG
- a CDS encoding inositol-3-phosphate synthase, translating to MNRLGVMIVGAGGAVASTVIAGVALMKRGLAPKVGMVTETELGARLGVAPLDGMVFGGWDLRADDLYTAAVREKIVPRHLLKEVEAELKEIKPYPGVVSPKFLKSITGKHVVAARSFREEIELLSKDVKEFKAKNKVERVVIVNLTSTEKYCEVSDVHRSLAAFEAGLDKSDERISPAMKFLYMAIKLGCPHVNFTPSLSKIPALEELSMSAGVPIAGEDGKTGQTYLKTALAPAFRVRQLQVDGWFSANILGNNDGKVLDDPESNKTKVASKLSVLDEILGYPVPDHQVHIDYYRPRGDEKEAWDNIDLIGFLGEKMQLKINFLCKDSILAAPLVLDLARLVDSAHRAGERGIQRQLSLFFKAPYHTEGEMAVNDLFKQNQLLQDWVENVSRKIRAAS from the coding sequence ATGAACCGCTTGGGCGTGATGATCGTCGGTGCTGGTGGAGCCGTGGCAAGCACGGTGATTGCGGGCGTCGCGCTGATGAAGCGCGGGCTGGCGCCCAAGGTGGGCATGGTCACCGAGACCGAGCTGGGAGCTCGACTCGGCGTGGCTCCGCTCGACGGCATGGTGTTCGGCGGCTGGGACCTGCGCGCCGACGACCTCTACACCGCCGCCGTCCGCGAGAAGATCGTGCCCCGCCACCTCCTCAAGGAGGTCGAGGCCGAGCTCAAGGAGATCAAGCCCTACCCTGGCGTGGTCTCGCCCAAGTTCCTCAAGTCCATCACCGGCAAGCACGTGGTGGCCGCGCGCAGCTTCCGCGAGGAGATTGAGCTCCTCTCCAAGGACGTGAAGGAGTTCAAGGCCAAGAACAAGGTCGAGCGCGTGGTGATCGTGAACCTCACGTCGACCGAGAAGTACTGCGAGGTGTCCGACGTGCACCGCTCGCTGGCGGCCTTCGAGGCCGGCCTCGACAAGAGCGACGAGCGCATCAGCCCGGCCATGAAGTTCCTCTACATGGCCATCAAGCTCGGCTGCCCGCACGTGAACTTCACGCCCAGCCTGAGCAAGATCCCGGCGCTCGAGGAGCTCTCCATGAGCGCGGGCGTGCCCATCGCCGGCGAGGACGGCAAGACGGGCCAGACGTACTTGAAGACCGCGCTCGCGCCGGCCTTTCGCGTGCGCCAGCTCCAGGTGGACGGCTGGTTCTCGGCCAACATCCTGGGCAACAACGACGGCAAGGTGCTCGACGACCCGGAGAGCAACAAGACCAAGGTCGCGAGCAAGCTGTCCGTGCTCGACGAGATCCTCGGCTACCCGGTGCCCGACCACCAGGTGCACATCGACTACTACCGTCCGCGCGGCGACGAGAAGGAGGCCTGGGACAACATCGATCTCATCGGCTTCCTCGGCGAGAAGATGCAGCTGAAGATCAACTTCCTCTGCAAGGACTCGATCCTCGCGGCGCCGCTGGTGCTCGACCTGGCCCGCCTGGTGGACTCGGCCCACCGCGCCGGCGAGCGCGGCATCCAGCGCCAGCTCTCGCTCTTCTTCAAGGCCCCGTACCACACCGAGGGCGAGATGGCCGTGAACGACCTGTTCAAGCAGAACCAACTCCTGCAGGACTGGGTGGAGAACGTCTCGCGGAAGATCCGCGCGGCCAGCTAA